A genomic segment from Nicotiana sylvestris chromosome 1, ASM39365v2, whole genome shotgun sequence encodes:
- the LOC138870153 gene encoding secreted RxLR effector protein 161-like, translating into MEAPKVIDTPIATATRLDMDETGPPVSQTMYRGIIRSLIYLTPSRHNIVFNVGLCARFQSNPKESHLKAAKRILRYLKGTQDLVLYYPSGDSFNLIGYVDVDYAGYLVDRKSTSGMAHFLGLCLIFWGTRKQKSVAFQ; encoded by the coding sequence atggaagcaccaaaggtgatagacactcccattgctacggccactcgactggacatggatgaaactgggCCTCCTGTGAgtcaaaccatgtatagaggcattattagGTCTCTTATCTATCTTACTCCCAGTAGACATAATATTGTCTTCAATGTGgggctatgtgcaaggtttcaatcaaatcccaaggaatctcatttgaaggcagccaaaagaattctgagatatcttaaaggaacacaggacctggttctttattatccctcaggtgacagttttaatctcATTGGATATGTTGATGtagactatgcaggttatcttgtggacaggaaaagcacttctggaatggctcacttccTAGGTTTATGTCTCATCTtttggggcacaaggaagcaaaaatCAGTGGCTTTTCAATAG